From a single Streptomyces rubradiris genomic region:
- a CDS encoding DUF2165 domain-containing protein, giving the protein MTTTPTRPTGLRLAAGVLTGILALYITLVAFGNITDFGTNQSYVRHVLSMDTTFKDGNLKWRAVTSTALEDTAYVLIIVWESVAALLLIWGTSLWARGRDDSARRWSTYGLLMLMLLFGGGFIAIGGEWFAMWQSEAWNGLDAATRIFLISGVALIVNQLPARQPQSRAGTETDAS; this is encoded by the coding sequence ATGACCACCACTCCCACCCGCCCCACCGGCCTCCGGCTCGCCGCCGGGGTGCTCACCGGCATACTCGCCCTCTACATCACCCTGGTCGCGTTCGGGAACATCACCGACTTCGGGACCAACCAGAGTTACGTCCGGCACGTGCTGTCGATGGACACGACGTTCAAGGACGGCAACCTGAAGTGGCGGGCCGTGACGAGCACGGCCCTGGAGGACACCGCCTACGTACTGATCATCGTGTGGGAGAGCGTGGCGGCCCTGCTGCTGATCTGGGGGACGTCGCTGTGGGCGCGCGGCAGGGACGATTCCGCGCGGCGCTGGTCGACCTACGGGCTGCTGATGCTGATGCTGCTGTTCGGCGGCGGGTTCATCGCGATCGGCGGCGAGTGGTTCGCCATGTGGCAGTCGGAGGCGTGGAACGGACTGGACGCGGCGACCCGGATCTTCCTGATCAGCGGGGTCGCGCTGATCGTCAACCAGCTCCCCGCCCGGCAGCCGCAGTCACGGGCGGGGACGGAGACGGACGCTAGTTGA
- a CDS encoding MFS transporter has translation MATAEPTRADDAEPGPGARARIRLSGSGTDGGAPGVPPDEAAEPRTRLGVLRRRLLRHPVLSVTALAGVLHIIWFFTFANSGGDLAAQDAWAEFVGRHPDSAYNLAWYGGMHPVSYSVVSPYLMSVLGVRTTMMVAGTVSAGLLTLVLIRSRVVRNPLWASLAGVFAFLCNAISGRVTFGLGMMFALGAVAAVFCWPHRWRTKRWAKALVTAPLAALATMSSPVAGLFVGLVAVALFLQKRRPGAWALGLAPSAVVAVSAWLFPFSGTQPMGFGSVVMPLLYGLLCLFLVPKRWVTVRLTAAVYSVAVVLVWLISSQIGSNISRLPMLFAGAALIAALPYTVPKSRKWYLTVLAFLGFVGWIGYKSVDDIIHTTPAASWARELAPLVHELQKGGAEKGRVEVVPARSHREASALAPYVNLARGWNRQADMERNPLFYDDTLNSASYHEWLKRWAVHYVVLPKDDLDGSGGKRERELLRSGMPYLKQVWGDANWQLFKVTDPAPLAEPNAVVDRADQVEMTLRVRKPGRVLVRIPYSPWLSIVDEHGKSLKPPQESSGTPKTYRNVNGCLTHTPEDANGDRWTVLMAPKAGTYRLAAPYQLPRGTPCPDELK, from the coding sequence GTGGCCACAGCGGAGCCGACACGCGCCGACGACGCCGAACCGGGCCCGGGAGCCCGCGCGCGAATACGCCTGTCCGGGAGCGGCACGGACGGCGGCGCCCCCGGGGTGCCCCCCGACGAAGCCGCGGAACCGCGGACCCGGCTCGGGGTGCTGCGCCGCCGGCTGCTGCGGCATCCCGTGCTGTCGGTCACGGCCCTCGCGGGTGTGCTGCACATCATCTGGTTCTTCACCTTCGCGAACAGCGGTGGTGATCTCGCCGCCCAGGACGCGTGGGCGGAGTTCGTCGGCCGGCACCCCGACTCGGCGTACAACCTCGCCTGGTACGGGGGCATGCACCCGGTGTCGTACAGCGTGGTGTCGCCGTATCTGATGTCGGTGCTCGGCGTCCGTACGACGATGATGGTCGCCGGCACCGTGTCGGCGGGCCTGCTGACGCTGGTGCTGATCCGCAGCCGGGTGGTGAGGAACCCGCTGTGGGCCTCGCTCGCCGGGGTCTTCGCTTTCCTGTGCAACGCGATCTCCGGGCGGGTGACCTTCGGGCTCGGCATGATGTTCGCGCTCGGCGCGGTCGCGGCGGTGTTCTGCTGGCCGCACCGGTGGCGGACCAAGCGCTGGGCGAAGGCCCTGGTCACCGCCCCGCTGGCCGCGCTCGCCACGATGTCCTCGCCGGTCGCGGGGCTGTTCGTGGGGCTGGTCGCGGTCGCCCTGTTCCTCCAGAAGCGGCGGCCCGGCGCCTGGGCGCTGGGGCTCGCGCCGTCGGCGGTGGTCGCGGTGTCGGCCTGGCTGTTCCCGTTCTCCGGCACCCAGCCGATGGGGTTCGGCTCGGTGGTCATGCCGCTGCTGTACGGCCTGCTGTGCCTGTTCCTGGTGCCCAAGCGGTGGGTGACCGTCCGGCTGACGGCGGCCGTCTACAGCGTCGCCGTGGTGCTGGTGTGGCTGATCAGTTCGCAGATCGGGTCGAACATCTCGCGGCTGCCGATGCTGTTCGCGGGCGCCGCCCTGATCGCGGCGCTGCCGTACACGGTGCCGAAGTCGCGCAAGTGGTATCTGACCGTGCTGGCCTTCCTCGGCTTCGTCGGCTGGATCGGCTACAAGTCGGTGGACGACATCATCCACACCACCCCGGCCGCGTCTTGGGCGCGGGAGCTGGCCCCGCTGGTGCACGAGCTGCAGAAGGGCGGCGCCGAGAAGGGCCGCGTCGAGGTGGTCCCGGCCCGCTCGCACCGCGAGGCGTCCGCGCTCGCGCCGTACGTCAACCTGGCCCGCGGCTGGAACCGGCAGGCCGACATGGAGCGCAACCCGCTCTTCTACGACGACACGCTGAACTCGGCGAGCTATCACGAGTGGCTGAAGCGCTGGGCCGTGCACTACGTGGTGCTGCCCAAGGACGACCTGGACGGGTCCGGCGGCAAGCGGGAGCGGGAGCTGCTGCGCAGCGGGATGCCCTATCTGAAGCAGGTCTGGGGCGACGCCAACTGGCAGCTGTTCAAGGTGACCGACCCGGCGCCGCTCGCCGAGCCGAACGCGGTGGTGGACCGCGCCGACCAGGTCGAGATGACCCTGCGGGTGCGCAAGCCCGGCCGGGTGCTGGTGCGGATCCCGTACTCGCCGTGGCTGAGCATCGTCGACGAGCACGGCAAGAGCCTGAAGCCGCCGCAGGAGTCCTCCGGTACGCCCAAGACATACCGGAACGTCAACGGATGTCTTACGCACACACCGGAGGACGCGAACGGGGACCGGTGGACGGTGCTGATGGCGCCGAAGGCCGGGACGTACCGGCTGGCCGCGCCGTACCAGCTGCCGCGCGGTACGCCGTGCCCGGACGAGCTGAAGTGA
- a CDS encoding DUF397 domain-containing protein yields MALIQGASETWMKSSYSGGNGACVEVKAPTAAELAVRDSKDIEGPVLAFPADAWNAFVASVKA; encoded by the coding sequence ATGGCACTGATTCAGGGCGCTTCGGAGACGTGGATGAAGTCGTCGTACTCCGGGGGCAACGGCGCCTGCGTCGAGGTCAAGGCGCCGACCGCCGCCGAGCTCGCCGTCCGTGACTCCAAGGACATCGAGGGCCCGGTGCTGGCCTTCCCCGCCGACGCCTGGAACGCCTTCGTCGCCTCCGTCAAGGCGTAA
- a CDS encoding glutathione peroxidase yields the protein MTTTEHSGSPLDVEIGALQGGSADLPRFAGNAVLVVNVASKCGLTPQYSALEELQKRYAARGFTVLGVPCNQFLGQEPGSAEEIAQFCSATYGVTFPLTEKVEVNGPGRHPLYERLVGFADAEGHSGDIRWNFEKFLIGRDGHVVARFSPQTEPDSAEVVAAIESQLG from the coding sequence ATGACGACTACTGAGCACAGCGGCTCCCCGCTGGACGTCGAGATCGGTGCCCTCCAGGGCGGTTCCGCGGATCTGCCGCGGTTCGCGGGCAACGCCGTCCTCGTCGTGAACGTGGCCTCCAAGTGCGGCCTGACCCCGCAGTACTCGGCGCTGGAGGAGCTGCAGAAGCGGTACGCGGCACGCGGCTTCACCGTGCTGGGCGTGCCCTGCAACCAGTTCCTCGGGCAGGAGCCGGGAAGCGCCGAGGAGATCGCCCAGTTCTGCTCGGCGACCTACGGCGTCACCTTCCCGCTGACCGAGAAGGTGGAGGTGAACGGCCCGGGCCGGCACCCGCTGTACGAGCGGCTCGTCGGGTTCGCCGACGCCGAGGGGCACAGCGGGGACATCCGCTGGAACTTCGAGAAGTTCCTGATCGGCCGGGACGGCCACGTCGTCGCCCGGTTCTCGCCGCAGACCGAGCCGGACTCGGCCGAGGTCGTCGCCGCGATCGAGTCCCAGCTGGGCTGA
- a CDS encoding ADP-ribosylglycohydrolase family protein, giving the protein MEVTTGAVWGRAEQQDYRSRVRGTLLGVAVGDALGGPADALSLGEIRAAYGGEGLLDLAPGHGRRGSVTHHTQLTLFTVDGLIRAQVRRDTGAWHPPTDLHRAYLRWAATQRDWGPDERRAEDGWLAREEWLYARRGPTRALLIGFGDRTMGTLESPKNPDERGPEAVARSAPFGLLVGWEPQLVVQLAVECAAQTHGHPVAYLSAGAYAVIVHALARGDSLDGAVRRALALLTARPGHRPVCDALQHALDAVRQGIPTPARVEELAGDGTADGLLAASVYCALVGEDVRHGLCLAVNQSGPSAAAGALTGGLLGALHGETALPPAWLAELEGRPTLLELADDFAMEMTQGPALHGPAGASPGWLARYPRA; this is encoded by the coding sequence GTGGAGGTCACGACCGGTGCCGTCTGGGGCCGTGCCGAACAGCAGGACTATCGCAGCAGGGTGCGCGGGACCCTGCTCGGGGTGGCGGTGGGCGACGCGCTCGGCGGGCCCGCCGACGCCCTGTCCCTGGGTGAGATCCGGGCCGCGTACGGCGGTGAGGGGCTGCTCGACCTGGCCCCCGGGCACGGCCGGCGCGGCAGCGTCACCCACCACACCCAGCTGACCCTGTTCACCGTGGACGGGCTGATACGCGCCCAGGTACGGCGGGACACCGGCGCCTGGCACCCGCCGACCGACCTGCACCGGGCGTACCTGCGCTGGGCGGCCACCCAGCGGGACTGGGGCCCCGACGAGCGCCGCGCGGAGGACGGCTGGCTGGCCCGCGAGGAGTGGCTGTACGCCCGCCGCGGCCCCACCCGCGCGCTGCTCATCGGGTTCGGCGACCGGACCATGGGCACGCTGGAGTCCCCGAAGAACCCGGACGAGCGGGGCCCCGAGGCGGTCGCCCGCTCGGCACCCTTCGGGCTGCTCGTCGGCTGGGAGCCGCAGCTCGTCGTCCAACTGGCCGTGGAGTGCGCGGCCCAGACCCACGGCCATCCCGTCGCCTACCTGTCGGCGGGCGCGTACGCCGTGATCGTGCACGCGCTGGCCCGGGGCGACAGCCTGGACGGCGCCGTGCGGCGGGCGCTCGCCCTGCTCACCGCCCGCCCCGGCCACCGGCCGGTGTGCGACGCCCTCCAGCACGCCCTCGACGCGGTACGGCAGGGCATCCCGACCCCGGCCCGGGTGGAGGAGCTGGCCGGCGACGGCACGGCGGACGGGCTGCTGGCCGCGTCCGTGTACTGCGCGCTGGTGGGGGAGGACGTACGGCACGGGCTGTGCCTCGCGGTCAACCAGAGCGGCCCGTCGGCGGCGGCCGGCGCCCTCACCGGGGGCCTCCTCGGCGCCCTGCACGGCGAGACGGCCCTCCCCCCGGCCTGGCTGGCCGAACTGGAGGGCCGCCCCACGCTCCTCGAACTCGCCGACGACTTCGCGATGGAGATGACCCAGGGCCCGGCCCTGCACGGACCCGCCGGGGCGTCACCGGGGTGGCTGGCGCGCTACCCCCGGGCGTGA
- a CDS encoding GOLPH3/VPS74 family protein, translated as MGRSRRTLPEELLLLALDPATGTTAQPQSLDLGLAGAQLVELALAGRIAPDGDRIAVVVPRPTGDPTLDSALELLRRRGAPVRAVHWIGGPRLGLRQTYLSHLERCGMVAAVPGQMCGVLPTTRYQATDTAISREIRARLDSAIRTGVPPDPRTAALAALAHAVGLGKHLYPGNEGRSSRSRLRDLIRHDPMGGLVAHAVMDVQNGAAAQPRRGSASGGRQAASGARAAAEPARGVPMQPHRGPMARAVAH; from the coding sequence ATGGGCAGGAGCCGCAGAACACTTCCGGAGGAGCTTCTGTTGCTGGCACTGGACCCGGCCACGGGTACCACTGCGCAGCCGCAGTCGCTCGACCTCGGTCTGGCCGGTGCACAGCTAGTGGAGCTGGCGCTGGCCGGACGGATAGCCCCAGACGGGGATCGTATCGCCGTGGTGGTGCCACGGCCGACAGGAGATCCGACTCTGGACAGCGCGTTGGAGTTGCTGCGCAGGCGTGGCGCTCCGGTACGTGCCGTCCACTGGATCGGCGGGCCCCGGCTGGGGCTCAGGCAGACCTATCTCTCGCATCTGGAGCGGTGCGGCATGGTCGCCGCCGTACCCGGCCAGATGTGCGGGGTGCTGCCGACCACGCGGTACCAGGCGACCGACACCGCCATCAGCCGGGAGATCCGAGCCCGGCTGGATTCCGCGATCCGCACCGGCGTACCACCGGACCCGCGGACCGCGGCGCTCGCCGCCCTGGCGCACGCCGTCGGGCTCGGTAAGCACCTGTATCCGGGGAACGAGGGGCGCTCGTCCCGCTCCCGGCTGCGGGACCTGATCCGGCACGACCCCATGGGCGGGCTCGTCGCGCACGCCGTCATGGACGTACAGAACGGCGCGGCGGCCCAGCCGCGCCGGGGCTCGGCCTCGGGCGGCCGGCAGGCCGCGTCCGGAGCCAGGGCCGCGGCGGAACCCGCACGCGGGGTTCCGATGCAGCCGCACCGCGGGCCCATGGCCCGTGCCGTGGCCCACTGA
- a CDS encoding helix-turn-helix domain-containing protein — protein sequence MASNVNPTVRRRRLGQELRRLRELKGMTAEEVAERLLVSQSKISRLENGRRSISQRDVRDLCGVYEVEDKRIVDSLMEMARDSRQQGWWHTFGDIPYSVYIGLETDAESLRVYEPQIVTGLLQTRPYAEALVRGALPETSADEIDKRVEVRMRRQERITTERNPLRLWVVLDEAALHRVVGSRLVMREQLEHLIELSELPHVTVQVLPFEVGAHPGINGQYAILEFADAADSSVVYLEGVTSDLYLEKAQDVQKYAVMYEHLRAQSHNVEVSRQFIAEAAKRYAD from the coding sequence GTGGCGTCCAATGTCAATCCCACCGTAAGGCGACGCCGACTGGGCCAGGAGCTGCGCAGACTCCGCGAGCTCAAAGGCATGACGGCCGAGGAGGTGGCGGAGCGACTGCTGGTGTCGCAGTCGAAGATCAGCAGGCTGGAGAACGGCCGGAGGAGCATCAGTCAGCGCGATGTGCGCGACCTGTGCGGGGTGTACGAGGTCGAGGACAAGCGGATCGTCGACTCCCTGATGGAGATGGCCCGGGACTCGCGGCAGCAGGGCTGGTGGCACACCTTCGGGGACATCCCGTACAGCGTGTACATCGGCCTGGAGACCGACGCCGAGTCGCTGCGGGTGTACGAACCGCAGATCGTCACGGGCCTGTTGCAGACCCGCCCCTACGCCGAGGCGCTGGTGCGCGGCGCGTTGCCGGAGACCTCGGCGGACGAGATCGACAAACGCGTCGAGGTGCGGATGCGGCGGCAGGAGCGCATCACCACCGAGCGCAACCCGCTGCGGCTGTGGGTGGTGCTGGACGAGGCCGCGCTGCACCGGGTGGTGGGCAGCAGACTGGTGATGCGCGAGCAGTTGGAGCACCTCATCGAGCTGTCCGAGCTGCCGCACGTCACCGTGCAGGTGCTGCCGTTCGAGGTGGGCGCGCACCCGGGCATCAACGGCCAGTACGCGATCCTGGAGTTCGCCGACGCGGCCGACTCCAGCGTGGTGTACCTGGAGGGCGTCACCAGCGACCTGTACCTGGAGAAGGCGCAGGACGTGCAGAAGTACGCCGTGATGTACGAGCACCTGCGGGCGCAGTCGCACAATGTGGAGGTGTCCCGGCAGTTCATCGCGGAAGCGGCGAAAAGGTACGCCGACTGA
- a CDS encoding D-alanyl-D-alanine carboxypeptidase, whose product MEEASVAGESPDRSKQPESSAEPTSQSAGSVPEARDPRLTVAREKGSPAGGRDTATQVLTVRPETPAGPATPAGSDEPSGAEDSVPADGDKELRAAVSAWIRKPGTDATAKGSGAAGAEDEGSPKEAAATGGSSDGEAEGSSRPAAGADADTDADDSPSGEAEGADDKSSGSPADSRSEGSSGTGAGDGDGDGADAGTKADAGGQVGAKDDTDGKDDTDGKDEVAGKDDVQDGADDDSGADAKDEPEAEADADAEEKGTADAKEESDGQPGTAVKPEADTDAEATPDAKADIDEAADADADADADADADADADAKNDTGAKDDADAGTDAKEDAAPGTEPAAAAAGVDQPTTVFKAVQPKKPAVDQPTTMLKVGDTGKPKAAGPGSAESESERTSKFVALKDDMRPAGKAPAPKDGTPKEGTPPEGKAPVSEATTAVPRIGPERTTQQPLPPKPPLDLLAELTNTPPPPETPVRTLVRRIKIWTPLVLLLAIIFAVVQTFRPLPAPALALTAEDTYTFDGGTTRLPWPDEGQGWVDGDGIGTMGRFGEQKPVAIGSVAKTMTAYIILRDHPLKPGQEGPKIEVDPKAEKEGGYDKDGESTLNTVKAGDHLTEKQALSAVMIPSANNIARLLARWDAGSEAAFVKKMNATAKELGMTGTTYTDPSGLKETTVSTAEDQVKLGRAVVKNPALVAITSAASWTDPSGRNWPNYNELPYRIGAIGIKTGSTTKAGGNLLFASRKKVGGQTVTIVGAILGQNKTPILGTANAVSKTALLAAEEALTSAKVLKKGDVVGYVDDRLGGHTPVVVTEDVTAAGWAGLKVRLTFASGTVPHTAKAGTRVGTLTVGDGTAAAVKVPVALQKDLAEPGFGAKLTRLG is encoded by the coding sequence ATGGAGGAGGCATCGGTGGCGGGCGAGTCCCCCGACAGGTCGAAGCAGCCGGAGTCGTCGGCGGAACCGACGTCACAGAGCGCGGGTTCGGTTCCCGAGGCGCGCGACCCGCGGCTGACGGTGGCCCGCGAAAAGGGTTCCCCGGCCGGCGGCAGGGACACGGCGACGCAGGTCCTGACGGTACGACCCGAGACCCCGGCCGGGCCCGCGACGCCGGCCGGGTCCGACGAGCCGTCCGGCGCGGAGGACTCCGTCCCGGCCGACGGGGACAAGGAGTTGCGCGCGGCCGTCTCGGCGTGGATCCGTAAGCCGGGGACCGACGCGACTGCAAAGGGAAGCGGTGCCGCGGGGGCCGAGGACGAGGGGTCGCCCAAGGAGGCCGCGGCGACCGGGGGTTCGTCCGACGGGGAGGCCGAGGGCTCGTCCCGCCCCGCGGCCGGCGCCGATGCCGACACGGACGCCGACGACTCGCCGAGCGGGGAGGCCGAGGGCGCGGATGACAAGTCGTCCGGCTCCCCTGCCGACTCCCGTTCTGAGGGTTCGTCCGGCACCGGTGCCGGGGACGGCGACGGCGACGGGGCGGATGCCGGGACGAAGGCCGACGCCGGCGGCCAGGTCGGCGCCAAGGACGACACCGACGGCAAGGACGACACCGACGGCAAGGACGAAGTCGCCGGCAAGGATGACGTCCAGGACGGCGCTGACGACGACTCCGGTGCCGACGCGAAGGACGAGCCGGAGGCGGAAGCCGACGCCGACGCCGAGGAGAAGGGCACGGCGGACGCGAAGGAGGAGTCCGACGGCCAGCCCGGCACCGCCGTCAAGCCCGAGGCGGACACGGACGCCGAAGCGACCCCGGACGCCAAGGCCGACATAGACGAGGCCGCGGACGCAGACGCAGACGCAGACGCAGACGCAGACGCAGACGCAGACGCAGACGCAAAGAACGACACCGGCGCCAAGGACGACGCGGACGCCGGCACCGACGCGAAGGAAGACGCCGCCCCCGGCACCGAGCCCGCTGCCGCCGCCGCGGGCGTCGATCAGCCGACCACTGTCTTCAAGGCCGTACAGCCCAAGAAGCCCGCCGTCGACCAGCCCACCACCATGCTCAAGGTCGGCGACACCGGCAAGCCCAAGGCCGCCGGCCCCGGGTCCGCCGAGTCCGAGTCCGAGCGCACCAGCAAGTTCGTCGCGCTGAAGGACGACATGCGCCCGGCCGGCAAGGCCCCCGCGCCGAAGGACGGCACGCCCAAGGAGGGCACGCCCCCGGAGGGCAAGGCGCCCGTGTCCGAGGCCACCACCGCCGTGCCCCGGATCGGCCCCGAGCGCACCACCCAGCAGCCGCTGCCGCCCAAGCCCCCGCTGGACCTGCTGGCGGAGCTGACCAACACGCCGCCGCCCCCGGAGACCCCGGTCCGCACGCTCGTGCGCCGGATCAAGATCTGGACCCCGCTGGTCCTGCTCCTGGCGATCATCTTCGCGGTCGTGCAGACGTTCCGTCCGCTGCCGGCGCCCGCGCTCGCGCTCACCGCCGAGGACACCTACACGTTCGACGGCGGTACGACCCGGCTGCCCTGGCCGGACGAGGGCCAGGGCTGGGTGGACGGCGACGGCATCGGCACGATGGGGCGCTTCGGCGAGCAGAAGCCGGTGGCCATCGGCTCGGTCGCCAAGACCATGACCGCCTACATCATCCTCCGCGACCACCCGCTGAAGCCGGGGCAGGAGGGTCCGAAGATCGAGGTGGACCCGAAGGCGGAGAAGGAGGGCGGCTACGACAAGGACGGCGAGTCCACGCTGAACACCGTCAAGGCCGGCGATCACCTCACCGAGAAGCAGGCCCTGTCCGCCGTCATGATCCCGTCCGCCAACAACATCGCGCGGCTGCTCGCGCGCTGGGACGCGGGCTCGGAGGCGGCGTTCGTGAAGAAGATGAACGCCACCGCCAAGGAGCTGGGGATGACCGGCACCACGTACACCGACCCCTCGGGCCTGAAGGAGACCACCGTCTCCACGGCCGAGGACCAGGTGAAGCTCGGTCGCGCGGTCGTCAAGAACCCGGCCCTGGTCGCCATCACCAGCGCGGCGAGCTGGACGGACCCCTCTGGCCGCAACTGGCCCAACTACAACGAGCTGCCCTACCGCATCGGCGCGATCGGCATCAAGACCGGCAGCACCACCAAGGCCGGCGGCAACCTGCTCTTCGCCTCCCGCAAGAAGGTCGGCGGGCAGACGGTCACGATCGTCGGCGCCATCCTCGGCCAGAACAAGACGCCGATCCTCGGCACCGCCAACGCGGTCAGCAAGACCGCGCTGCTCGCCGCCGAGGAGGCGCTGACCTCGGCGAAGGTCCTGAAGAAGGGCGATGTGGTCGGCTATGTGGACGACCGGCTCGGCGGTCACACCCCGGTCGTGGTCACCGAGGACGTCACGGCGGCCGGCTGGGCGGGCCTGAAGGTCAGGCTGACCTTCGCCTCCGGGACGGTGCCGCACACCGCGAAGGCCGGCACCCGCGTCGGCACCCTCACCGTCGGTGACGGCACTGCCGCCGCGGTCAAGGTTCCGGTCGCCCTCCAGAAGGATCTGGCCGAGCCCGGGTTCGGCGCCAAGCTGACCCGCCTGGGCTGA
- a CDS encoding sodium:solute symporter family protein, producing the protein MNSLDWAVLIGYFGVMVAIGVWSHKRVDDVSDFFTAGGKMPWWLSGISHHMSGYSAVMFTGYAGIAYTYGVTSFITWSFPIALGIAIGSKLFAPRINRLRSRLHVASPLEYLKNRYNLPTQQALAWSGLLLKIVDVGAKWAAIATLLSVFTGVSLNQGILITGVITAIYCTIGGLWADALTELGQFVIQLLAGLSMFVAVVVKLNEKNIGFLGAWDEPALHGHEKPLVGPYGTVFLLAFLFIKLFEYNGGMLNQAQRYMATGSARQAERSARLSAILWLVWPVVLFFPMWMSPLLVQAQKPDGSDSYALMTEQLLPHGLLGLVIVGFFSHTMAMCSSDANAIAAVFTRDLAPVLSARARGWGARSGLIAARVTTVVFLGLSMAVATQVNSPAFKDIITVVITWVAGLMGPIAIPMMLGLLRAFRRSGPTAALTSWAAGLLAFWLVNYPISWNVDGGVPLQYQVSVPLAVSLVLYVLIGYLKPEDTPERLAIIEKVNTDSDGAAVPVPAKAGDDVVGAP; encoded by the coding sequence ATGAACAGTCTCGACTGGGCCGTGCTCATCGGCTACTTCGGTGTGATGGTCGCGATCGGTGTCTGGTCGCACAAGCGCGTCGACGACGTCTCCGACTTCTTCACGGCCGGCGGCAAGATGCCCTGGTGGCTGTCCGGCATCTCGCACCACATGTCGGGCTACAGCGCCGTGATGTTCACCGGGTACGCGGGCATCGCCTACACCTACGGCGTCACCTCCTTCATCACCTGGTCCTTTCCCATCGCGCTCGGCATAGCCATCGGGTCGAAGCTGTTCGCGCCGCGCATCAACCGGCTGCGCTCCCGGCTCCACGTGGCCTCCCCGCTGGAGTACCTGAAGAACCGCTACAACCTGCCGACCCAGCAGGCGCTCGCCTGGTCCGGCCTGCTGCTGAAGATCGTGGACGTGGGCGCCAAGTGGGCGGCGATCGCCACGCTGTTGTCGGTGTTCACCGGGGTCTCGCTGAACCAGGGCATCCTCATCACCGGCGTGATCACCGCCATCTACTGCACGATCGGCGGCCTGTGGGCGGACGCTCTGACCGAACTCGGCCAGTTCGTCATCCAGTTGCTGGCCGGGCTGTCCATGTTCGTCGCGGTCGTGGTGAAGCTGAACGAGAAGAACATCGGCTTCCTCGGGGCCTGGGACGAGCCCGCGCTGCACGGGCACGAGAAACCGCTGGTCGGCCCGTACGGCACGGTGTTCCTGCTGGCGTTCCTGTTCATCAAGCTGTTCGAGTACAACGGCGGCATGCTGAACCAGGCCCAGCGCTACATGGCCACCGGCAGCGCCCGCCAGGCGGAGCGCTCGGCCCGGCTGTCGGCGATCCTGTGGCTGGTCTGGCCGGTCGTGCTGTTCTTCCCCATGTGGATGTCCCCGCTGCTCGTACAGGCGCAGAAGCCGGACGGCTCCGACTCCTACGCGCTGATGACCGAACAGCTGCTGCCGCACGGGCTGCTGGGCCTGGTCATCGTCGGGTTCTTCTCCCACACCATGGCCATGTGCTCCTCCGACGCCAACGCGATCGCGGCGGTCTTCACCCGCGACCTCGCGCCGGTGCTGTCGGCCAGGGCGCGGGGCTGGGGCGCGCGTTCGGGGCTGATCGCGGCCCGGGTCACCACGGTCGTCTTCCTCGGCCTGTCCATGGCGGTGGCGACCCAGGTCAACTCCCCCGCGTTCAAGGACATCATCACGGTCGTCATCACGTGGGTGGCGGGGCTGATGGGGCCGATCGCGATCCCGATGATGCTCGGGCTGCTGCGCGCCTTCCGCCGCTCGGGGCCGACGGCGGCGCTCACCAGCTGGGCGGCGGGCCTGCTGGCCTTCTGGCTGGTCAACTACCCCATCAGCTGGAACGTGGACGGCGGTGTGCCGCTCCAGTACCAGGTCTCGGTGCCGCTCGCGGTCTCCCTGGTCCTGTACGTCCTGATCGGCTACCTGAAGCCGGAGGACACCCCGGAGCGGTTGGCGATCATCGAGAAGGTGAACACCGACAGCGACGGGGCGGCGGTCCCGGTGCCGGCCAAGGCGGGGGACGACGTGGTGGGGGCGCCGTAG